In one window of Arachis ipaensis cultivar K30076 chromosome B06, Araip1.1, whole genome shotgun sequence DNA:
- the LOC107646696 gene encoding lysine-rich arabinogalactan protein 19-like, giving the protein MTLFINEFLSKIESPLIKQEEVLEDNTKPRNKEDEVESEENCEEVETTKEEHEKADPACNLRRAPLTATAAARPTSVTVLGHQFSSPLTTTRPLSLPLAPLTHLTATNPSAATPSSLLAARSLSVLPAHSPIILLFHHHRPSSPQFLKPPRQPSSPPPFTAVPVSVSAAPAISMSDKGKAIASASKKRKRSKTSTPPPSANYARNPLNEEEKENQLLPSTDPTKFPNLYCELRLSPPAPSAPEPTYLLVQRLFRFLERERLHVRRRLDRMDQALISLGAELPPLPDSPTSDEQDHQEEDADEPRQRDAPPAAPDTTEPP; this is encoded by the exons ATGACCTTGTttatcaatgaatttctatccaaaattgaatcgccTCTCATTAAACAAGAAGAAGTTCTTGAAGATAACACCAAGCCACGTAACAAAGAGGATGAGGTTGAAAGTGAAGAgaattgtgaagaggtggaaacaactaaagaGGAGCACGAGAAAGCGGACCCTGCATG CAACCTCCGGCGAGCGCCACTCACCGCGACCGCCGCCGCACGACCTACCTCCGTCACCGTCCTTGGCCATCAATTCTCTTCCCCTCTCACCACCACCcgtcctctctctctccctctcgctCCTCTCACCCATCTCACCGCGACCAACCCCTCCGCTGCCACCCCATCATCACTGCTGGCGGCTCGCTCCCTCTCTGTTCTTCCTGCACATTCTCCTATCATTCTCCTCTTTCACCATCACCGTCCCTCCTCCCCTCAGTTTCTCAAACCACCGCGCCAGCCGTCTTCACCGCCACCGTTCACGGCGGTGCCAGTTTCTGTCTCTGCTGCCCCTGCCATATC gatgtcggataaaggaaaagctatagccTCTGCTTCCAAAAAAAGGAAGCGCTCAAAGACCTCTACACCCCCACCATCTGCTAACTATGCGAGGAATCCGCtgaatgaggaggagaaagaaaatcaGTTACTCCCGTCCACTGATCCAACCAAATTTCCAAATCTCTACTGCGAGCTACGCCTCTCCC CCCCAGCTCCTTCAGCACCCGAGCCCACTTACCTACTGGTTCAGCGTCTGTTTCGGTTCTTGGAGCGCGAGAGGCTCCATGTCAGACGCCGACTGGATCGGATGGATCAGGCACTCATCTCCCTTGGCGCTGAGTTACCTCCGCTTCCAGACTCTCCGacctccgatgagcaggatcatcaggaggaggaTGCGGATGAGCCACGTCAGCGGGATGCACCTCCAGCTGCCCCTGACACTACAGAGCCACCATAG